Proteins encoded by one window of Halobaculum halobium:
- a CDS encoding lycopene cyclase domain-containing protein: MALARHGHGPRAVARAYASQVHPVFMLPPVATALVGAALVGDFDPALALVHAGTAFFAVYTAHVKDGYVDFHRRGEDDDHPMTERGCRLGLLGSTAGFLACLAGVAVLADSAAAPLAVALAAPTWAIGYLHAPQLDTNPVTTTLGYPVGIALCLLGGYAAQTGRLATAPIALAAVLVVTLAGVKVIDDAQDYEYDRSIDKRTVAVAVGRRRARLLAIAALTGGLFAVVPLAITGVLPPSAPAASLAFGAVAAVALGKDPTTATMLLVRGAYLFLAGVLVAVVFRPLVTAGVGLPDITVFGSYTYLATEVAFGALALALLVRAGWGALRRSAVTVAAAYPIGYVWDWYTLEVGVFSIPMRTGIELLAIPLEEHLFMIVVPALVLGIHETVHPRRDAEQAGDGT, from the coding sequence ATGGCACTCGCGCGCCACGGCCACGGTCCGCGGGCGGTCGCGCGAGCGTACGCCTCGCAGGTCCACCCGGTATTCATGCTCCCGCCGGTGGCGACGGCGCTGGTCGGGGCGGCGCTCGTTGGCGACTTCGACCCCGCGCTCGCGCTCGTCCACGCGGGCACGGCCTTCTTCGCCGTCTACACCGCCCACGTGAAGGACGGCTACGTCGACTTCCACCGCCGCGGCGAGGACGACGATCACCCGATGACCGAACGAGGCTGTCGCCTCGGCCTCCTCGGGTCGACAGCAGGCTTCCTCGCGTGTCTCGCGGGGGTGGCCGTCCTCGCGGATTCGGCGGCGGCGCCGCTTGCGGTCGCGCTGGCGGCGCCGACGTGGGCGATCGGCTACCTCCACGCGCCGCAGCTCGACACGAACCCCGTGACGACGACGCTGGGATACCCCGTCGGGATCGCACTGTGCCTGCTCGGCGGCTACGCCGCGCAGACCGGGCGACTCGCGACGGCGCCGATCGCGCTTGCGGCGGTGCTCGTCGTCACGCTCGCGGGCGTGAAGGTGATAGACGACGCGCAAGACTACGAGTACGACCGGTCCATCGACAAGCGGACCGTCGCCGTCGCGGTCGGTCGACGTCGCGCCCGACTGCTCGCGATCGCGGCGCTGACGGGCGGGCTGTTCGCGGTCGTTCCCCTCGCGATCACGGGAGTGCTTCCGCCGAGCGCGCCCGCGGCGAGCCTCGCGTTCGGCGCCGTCGCCGCGGTGGCGCTCGGGAAGGACCCGACGACGGCGACGATGCTGCTCGTGCGCGGCGCGTACCTCTTTCTCGCGGGCGTGCTCGTCGCCGTCGTGTTCCGGCCGCTGGTGACCGCCGGCGTCGGGTTACCGGATATCACCGTGTTCGGGTCGTACACCTACCTCGCGACAGAAGTCGCGTTCGGCGCGCTCGCGCTCGCGCTGCTCGTGCGAGCCGGCTGGGGAGCGCTCCGGCGATCGGCGGTCACGGTCGCCGCGGCGTACCCGATCGGATACGTCTGGGACTGGTACACGCTGGAGGTGGGCGTGTTCTCCATTCCGATGCGGACGGGGATCGAACTGCTCGCGATCCCGCTGGAGGAGCACTTGTTCATGATCGTCGTGCCGGCGCTCGTGCTCGGGATACACGAGACGGTCCACCCCCGACGCGACGCCGAACAGGCCGGCGACGGGACCTGA
- a CDS encoding class I SAM-dependent methyltransferase, which translates to MDGPASGEASELGEESTSGEAFESGDPHRARFEANREHWESMVEPVSATDGTAEIESFLAGESALLPVQREELGDVDGARLLDLQCSIGTRTLSWAREGATVTGADISAESVRVARELADEAGLADRAEFVRSNVYDLPDGHDRRYDTVVTNFGVLCWLPDLDRWAAVAAELLEPGGTFYLAEHHPIATALSDDLGTGGEPLSVEHPYFSTDDPVTAPDGSTHKWPHGLGEILTALADAGIRIRFVHEYPFSPIRRSSEMVQDDRGRWRFEGDRDLPLLVTVKGELRSDAPGV; encoded by the coding sequence ATGGACGGGCCTGCGTCTGGGGAAGCGTCCGAGCTCGGAGAAGAGTCCACGTCCGGAGAAGCGTTCGAGTCCGGAGACCCCCACCGAGCGCGCTTCGAGGCGAACCGCGAGCACTGGGAGTCCATGGTCGAGCCGGTCTCGGCGACAGACGGAACAGCCGAGATCGAGTCGTTCCTCGCGGGGGAGTCGGCGCTGCTCCCCGTCCAACGCGAGGAACTCGGGGACGTCGACGGGGCCCGGCTGTTGGACCTCCAGTGTTCGATCGGGACCCGCACGCTCTCGTGGGCGCGCGAGGGGGCGACGGTGACCGGCGCAGACATCTCGGCCGAGAGCGTGCGCGTGGCCCGGGAGCTCGCAGACGAGGCCGGGCTGGCCGACCGCGCCGAGTTCGTCCGCTCGAACGTGTACGATCTCCCCGACGGACACGACCGGCGGTACGATACGGTCGTCACGAACTTCGGCGTGTTGTGTTGGCTCCCCGATCTCGACCGCTGGGCGGCGGTGGCGGCGGAGCTGCTCGAACCCGGCGGGACGTTCTACCTCGCCGAACACCACCCGATCGCGACCGCGCTCTCGGACGACCTCGGGACGGGCGGCGAACCGCTCTCGGTCGAACATCCGTACTTCTCGACCGACGACCCGGTGACGGCCCCGGACGGCTCCACCCACAAGTGGCCACACGGGCTGGGCGAGATCCTGACAGCGCTCGCCGACGCCGGTATCCGGATCCGGTTCGTCCACGAATATCCGTTCTCGCCCATCCGGCGCTCCTCGGAGATGGTTCAAGACGACCGCGGCCGGTGGCGCTTCGAGGGCGACCGGGACCTCCCGCTGCTCGTAACCGTGAAGGGGGAACTGCGGTCGGACGCGCCTGGTGTCTGA
- the ilvD gene encoding dihydroxy-acid dehydratase: MSNQEPPERAGDAAARSDAEADADAFAGEKDESLRSREVTAGAERAPHRAMFRAMGYDDQDLSSPMVGIPNPAADITPCNVHLDDVADAAREGVEGAEGMPIEFGTVTISDAISMGTEGMKASLISREVIADSVELVSFGERMDALVTVAGCDKNLPGMLMASIRTDLPSVFLYGGSIKPGEHDGRDVTVQNVFEGVGTYAEGDMSADELDEMERHACPGAGSCGGMFTANTMASISEALGMAPLGSASPMAESEERYDVAKRAGELALECVEQDRRPSDILSKESFENAIAVQVAMGGSTNAVLHLLALAAEADIELNITEFDEISRRTPKIANLQPGGTRVMQDLDAIGGVPVVIRRLIAGGYMHGDAMTVTGRTMAEEIAHLEAEGHLPADDDIEADFLYGVDEPYTEEGAIKILTGNLAPDGAVLKVTGDDKFHHEGPARVFEAEEDAMEYVQSGGIESGDVIVIRNEGPRGGPGMREMLGVTAAVVGAGHEDDVALLTDGRFSGATRGPMIGHVAPESVEGGPIGLVEEGDTVTVDIPERELSVDVSDGELERRGDEYERPEPAYRGGVFAKFARDFGSAANGAVTNPKAKRD; encoded by the coding sequence ATGAGCAACCAGGAGCCGCCCGAGCGCGCCGGCGACGCGGCCGCCCGCAGCGACGCCGAGGCAGACGCGGACGCGTTCGCCGGCGAGAAGGACGAGTCGCTCCGCAGCCGCGAGGTGACCGCGGGCGCCGAGCGCGCGCCGCACCGCGCGATGTTCCGCGCGATGGGGTACGACGACCAAGACCTGTCCTCCCCGATGGTCGGCATCCCGAACCCCGCGGCCGACATCACGCCGTGTAACGTCCACCTCGACGACGTGGCCGACGCCGCCCGCGAGGGAGTCGAGGGCGCGGAGGGGATGCCGATCGAGTTCGGCACGGTCACCATCTCCGACGCCATCTCGATGGGGACGGAGGGGATGAAAGCGAGCCTCATCTCCCGCGAGGTGATCGCCGACTCCGTCGAGTTGGTCTCCTTCGGCGAGCGAATGGACGCGCTGGTGACGGTCGCCGGCTGTGACAAGAACCTCCCCGGGATGCTGATGGCCTCCATCCGGACGGACCTCCCCTCGGTGTTCCTGTACGGCGGGTCGATCAAGCCCGGCGAGCACGACGGCCGCGACGTGACCGTCCAGAACGTCTTCGAGGGCGTCGGCACGTACGCGGAGGGCGATATGAGCGCCGACGAACTGGACGAGATGGAGCGCCACGCCTGCCCCGGCGCGGGGTCGTGTGGCGGGATGTTCACCGCGAACACGATGGCAAGCATTTCCGAGGCGCTCGGGATGGCGCCCCTCGGTTCCGCGTCGCCGATGGCCGAATCCGAGGAGCGCTACGACGTGGCGAAGCGCGCGGGCGAACTCGCGCTCGAGTGCGTCGAGCAGGACCGCCGTCCGTCGGACATTCTCTCCAAGGAGTCGTTCGAGAACGCCATCGCGGTACAGGTGGCGATGGGCGGGTCGACGAACGCCGTCCTCCACTTGCTCGCGCTGGCGGCGGAGGCCGACATCGAGTTGAACATCACCGAGTTCGACGAGATCTCCCGGCGGACGCCGAAGATCGCGAACCTCCAGCCCGGCGGAACGCGCGTGATGCAGGACCTCGACGCGATCGGCGGCGTGCCGGTCGTGATCCGCCGGCTGATAGCTGGCGGGTACATGCACGGCGACGCGATGACCGTCACCGGGCGGACGATGGCCGAGGAGATCGCCCACCTCGAGGCCGAGGGGCACCTCCCTGCGGACGACGACATCGAGGCGGATTTCCTGTACGGCGTCGACGAGCCCTACACCGAGGAGGGCGCGATCAAGATCCTGACGGGCAACCTCGCGCCCGACGGCGCGGTGCTGAAGGTGACCGGCGACGACAAGTTCCACCACGAGGGGCCCGCCCGCGTGTTCGAGGCCGAGGAGGACGCCATGGAGTACGTCCAGTCCGGCGGGATCGAGTCGGGCGACGTGATCGTCATTCGCAACGAGGGGCCGCGCGGTGGGCCGGGCATGCGTGAGATGCTCGGCGTCACCGCCGCCGTCGTCGGCGCGGGCCACGAGGACGACGTGGCGCTGCTCACCGACGGGCGCTTCTCGGGGGCGACCCGCGGGCCGATGATCGGCCACGTCGCTCCCGAGTCCGTCGAGGGCGGCCCGATCGGGCTCGTCGAGGAGGGCGACACCGTCACGGTCGACATCCCGGAACGCGAACTGTCGGTCGACGTGAGCGACGGGGAACTGGAGCGCCGCGGCGACGAGTACGAGCGCCCGGAGCCGGCCTACCGGGGCGGTGTGTTCGCGAAGTTCGCCCGCGACTTCGGCAGCGCCGCCAACGGCGCCGTCACGAATCCGAAGGCCAAGCGCGACTGA
- a CDS encoding sensor histidine kinase, translating to MTVLTYVVPLLVLGGAASVGVLLLVLWRRSVTVGGPEILGFLGLAVGATVWSWSYALQLRASTLPAILGYNNLLWIGTGIVGASWPIFAFAIAGDDQWLTRRRLPIVSGVPLVFALLAISNPAHGLIYADVSLVTGEAVQSTVTPGIGFGLFLLWSFGVNTYVLWRLARSFLRSTGVARSRRLAVFAAGLLPMIAGIGSVVVRPVGDPPIDFTPVMFAVTTVLTGVAITRYRLLDSIAVAQDHIVTHLSDPVVIVDGDGTVRAANEAADRLFATADPIGRPVEEVFRSQPELVEAVSRCPNHGTAEVTVSLDVADPADSAGDAEAGIALDSEETTPPVRRTFTTSVGALERTSATVLVFRDITERRTAERRVEVLNRVLRHDLRNDIAVVDGYLRLLREELDDCDSAAVADALDVLSARTDGMTEVTEQAALAESLADGEPDVREFDLAAVVRRRVEQARTEHPEVRLEATVPDSAVPIEAVSVFPSAVDNLIENAIEHSDRDRPHLVVTLDGDAGEGTAELRVADDGPGLPPDDRAVLVGEEPSLEEANGLGLWLINRIVRTSGGAVRVEDATEGTAITVRLPVADPSRESPKPSSVQTT from the coding sequence ATGACCGTCCTCACCTACGTCGTCCCGTTGCTGGTACTCGGAGGCGCCGCATCCGTGGGCGTGCTGCTGCTCGTGTTGTGGCGACGGTCGGTGACTGTCGGCGGGCCGGAGATACTCGGCTTCCTGGGACTGGCCGTCGGAGCGACGGTGTGGTCGTGGTCGTACGCGCTCCAACTGCGGGCGTCCACGCTGCCGGCGATCCTCGGGTACAACAACCTCCTGTGGATCGGCACGGGCATCGTCGGCGCGTCGTGGCCGATCTTCGCGTTCGCGATCGCCGGGGACGACCAGTGGCTCACGCGACGGCGACTCCCGATCGTCTCCGGCGTTCCGCTGGTGTTCGCTCTGCTGGCGATTTCGAACCCGGCGCACGGACTGATCTACGCGGACGTGTCGCTCGTGACGGGCGAGGCCGTCCAGTCGACGGTGACGCCCGGGATCGGGTTCGGACTGTTCCTGCTGTGGTCGTTCGGCGTGAACACGTACGTCCTGTGGCGGCTCGCGCGCAGTTTCCTCCGTTCGACCGGGGTTGCGCGCTCGCGCAGGCTCGCCGTCTTCGCGGCCGGACTGTTGCCGATGATCGCCGGTATCGGGAGCGTCGTCGTCCGCCCGGTCGGCGACCCGCCGATCGATTTCACGCCGGTTATGTTCGCGGTGACGACGGTGCTCACCGGCGTCGCGATCACCCGGTACCGGCTCCTCGACTCGATCGCGGTCGCACAGGACCACATCGTCACCCACCTCTCTGATCCCGTGGTGATCGTCGACGGCGACGGGACGGTTCGGGCGGCGAACGAGGCGGCCGATCGCCTGTTCGCGACGGCAGACCCGATCGGCCGGCCGGTCGAGGAGGTGTTCCGGTCGCAGCCCGAACTCGTCGAGGCGGTCAGTCGGTGTCCGAACCACGGGACAGCGGAGGTGACCGTCTCGCTCGACGTGGCCGATCCAGCCGACTCGGCGGGGGACGCAGAAGCCGGTATCGCACTCGATTCCGAGGAGACGACACCTCCCGTGCGGCGGACGTTCACCACGTCGGTGGGCGCGCTCGAACGCACGAGCGCGACCGTACTCGTGTTCAGGGACATCACCGAACGCCGGACGGCCGAGCGACGCGTCGAGGTGCTCAACCGGGTGTTGCGACACGACCTCCGGAACGACATCGCAGTGGTCGACGGCTATCTGCGCCTGCTCCGGGAGGAACTCGACGACTGCGACTCGGCGGCCGTCGCGGACGCGCTGGACGTGCTGTCCGCCCGAACCGACGGGATGACCGAGGTCACCGAGCAGGCCGCCCTCGCGGAGAGCCTCGCGGACGGCGAGCCAGACGTTCGGGAGTTCGACCTGGCGGCCGTGGTTCGGCGGCGCGTGGAGCAGGCCCGGACCGAACACCCCGAGGTGCGCCTCGAGGCGACGGTTCCCGACTCCGCGGTTCCGATCGAGGCCGTCTCGGTGTTCCCGTCCGCGGTCGACAACCTGATCGAGAACGCGATCGAACACTCGGACCGAGATCGCCCGCACCTGGTCGTGACCCTCGACGGCGACGCCGGCGAGGGAACCGCCGAACTGCGCGTCGCCGACGACGGCCCCGGCCTCCCGCCGGACGACCGGGCCGTCCTCGTGGGCGAGGAACCGTCGCTCGAGGAGGCCAACGGGCTCGGGCTGTGGCTCATCAATCGGATCGTCCGAACGTCCGGCGGAGCGGTGCGCGTCGAGGACGCGACGGAGGGAACGGCCATCACCGTGCGGCTCCCCGTCGCCGATCCGTCGCGGGAGTCCCCGAAGCCCTCGTCCGTGCAGACGACCTGA
- a CDS encoding alpha/beta fold hydrolase: protein MPSVATNDIETYYERRGDGPPVVFVHGAAVDHAQWEPQFEALADEYTVVAYDVRGHGRTGGSDREAYSIDLFATDLAALIDALDLEAPVVCGLSMGGCIAMAFAAEYPDQLSGLVLADTFGPVPLTFGERVQRLGLRATIPPARLIGYERVERAMVWLQQRGSDEGVAGEYDRIETLRERGPTMSTAEFPKVIRALATFERSVVDLSAIDVPTLALYGEHDAEFIRRQMRSLASLIEHATLLAVPHAGHASNLGNEAFVDGAIRGHLRRVWPHYSPRHEAGPGPAAASPPAQATEPRARLLGRMSEPGSRDRPRVAVYPDGGGPPARTVSPQVRSSARTRASGTPATDRRRGAAR, encoded by the coding sequence ATGCCCAGCGTCGCCACGAACGACATCGAGACGTACTACGAGCGCCGCGGCGACGGCCCGCCGGTGGTGTTCGTCCACGGCGCGGCCGTCGACCACGCGCAGTGGGAACCGCAATTCGAGGCGCTCGCCGACGAGTACACGGTCGTCGCCTACGACGTTCGCGGGCACGGCCGGACGGGCGGCTCCGACCGGGAGGCGTACTCGATCGACCTGTTCGCAACCGATCTCGCGGCGCTGATCGACGCGCTCGACCTCGAGGCTCCGGTCGTCTGCGGGCTCTCGATGGGCGGCTGTATCGCGATGGCGTTCGCGGCCGAGTACCCGGACCAGCTCTCGGGGCTCGTGCTCGCCGACACGTTCGGCCCGGTTCCGCTCACGTTCGGCGAACGGGTGCAGCGACTGGGGCTGCGCGCGACGATCCCGCCGGCGCGCCTGATCGGCTACGAGCGGGTCGAGCGTGCGATGGTGTGGCTCCAGCAGCGAGGGTCCGACGAGGGCGTCGCCGGCGAGTACGATCGGATCGAGACGCTGCGCGAACGGGGACCGACCATGTCGACCGCCGAGTTCCCGAAGGTCATCCGCGCGCTCGCGACGTTCGAGCGGTCGGTGGTCGACCTCTCGGCGATCGACGTGCCGACCCTGGCGCTGTACGGCGAACACGACGCGGAGTTCATCCGGCGGCAGATGCGCAGTCTCGCGTCGCTGATCGAACACGCGACCCTGCTCGCGGTTCCGCACGCGGGCCACGCGTCCAACCTCGGCAACGAGGCGTTCGTCGACGGCGCGATCCGCGGACACCTCCGGCGCGTGTGGCCCCACTACTCGCCGCGCCACGAGGCGGGGCCGGGACCGGCGGCCGCGTCGCCCCCGGCGCAGGCGACTGAGCCGCGCGCCCGTCTCCTTGGCCGAATGAGCGAACCGGGCAGCCGTGACCGTCCGCGTGTGGCAGTTTATCCGGACGGGGGCGGACCACCGGCACGCACGGTTTCGCCCCAGGTCAGGTCGTCTGCACGGACGAGGGCTTCGGGGACTCCCGCGACGGATCGGCGACGGGGAGCCGCACGGTGA
- a CDS encoding adenosylcobalamin-dependent ribonucleoside-diphosphate reductase, whose amino-acid sequence MSRADLDADELELPIKRTEGDTLQARLTSNAYDNILPARYLRKNADGEPTETQEELFERVGRNVALAEAVYEADDPVTVTPDQLKPDHPRRDELAEEVFGAGVTADDDAETELSVYNVNKFAYETVVPELPDDVRSHVEETADEFQELMERLSFMPNSPTLMNAGDELQQLSACFVDSPDDDIDDIHQTAKEAAQVFQSGGGMGYAFWKLRPYGDAVGSTGGIASGPITFMRTFDQMCETIAQGGARRGAQMGVMRVSHPDVIQFLHAKNKDVSLANTLRLNDPDDFTHTSFADALDEARELIDDDGKVPKHLRNAVEGHLSNFNISVGVTDDFMDALDAGEEFTFTNPRTEEPHVATPETKELYDMFGLGEHVEVGEVLSVPAAEIWDHIVEGAHENGEPGVVYLERINKLHSFDVEEHPDHRILATNPCGEQPLEEYEACNLGHINLSTLADLDAPDWRVWVDEHGDEYDSEQAAVEAFLEDAIDWEEFDYRVEMGTRFLENVVTMSDFPVPEIEQKVRDMRKIGLGVMGLAQLYIQLGVRYGSETGNRIAEELMTHINHESKAASHDLAEERGTFNDWADSKYADPVRYADWFEQYVGEDPEDWADGYPIRNHNTTTIAPTGTTSMVGNTTGGCEPIYNVAYYKNVSDDVQGDEMLVEFDDYFLRTLEANDIDVDAVKAEAQEQMATNEFDGVDGLETVPDAIGELFVVTGDLDAKDHAGVQVACQTGVDSAISKTVNAPNDSTLEDAQEVFEYIYEHGGKGVTYYRDGTRSKQVLTTRADNTDFADESEAAEALVEQISDIFGGIEGFLENEDVQAALDAEVDDLLEAADERTVHIDYTEKRARPDSLRGVTQLIETGYGKMYITINEDPESGEPFELFANIGHSGGFTNSFTESLAKVISTALRSGVDPREIVDELQGTRSPKIAWDKGEQIQSIPDAIGTAMRRYLDDEVEKGYPEQTSLDEVGGGVDAPAPESDGGTAVESGGSDPGQPPADAGAPGPEDAGDVDAQTDAVDELIANGESPECPDCGSMTLYYSEGCKTCESCGWSEC is encoded by the coding sequence ATGAGTCGCGCCGACCTCGACGCCGACGAGCTCGAACTGCCGATCAAACGAACCGAGGGCGACACGCTGCAAGCGCGGCTCACCTCCAACGCGTACGACAACATCCTGCCGGCGCGCTACCTCCGCAAGAACGCGGACGGCGAGCCCACCGAAACGCAAGAGGAGCTGTTCGAGCGCGTCGGCCGCAACGTCGCGCTCGCGGAGGCCGTGTACGAGGCCGACGACCCCGTTACCGTCACGCCCGACCAGCTCAAGCCCGACCACCCGCGCCGCGACGAACTCGCCGAGGAGGTCTTCGGCGCCGGCGTCACGGCGGACGACGACGCCGAGACCGAGCTGAGCGTCTACAACGTCAACAAGTTCGCCTACGAGACGGTCGTCCCCGAGCTCCCCGACGACGTGCGCTCGCACGTCGAGGAGACGGCCGACGAGTTCCAGGAGCTGATGGAGCGGCTCTCCTTCATGCCGAACTCGCCGACGCTGATGAACGCCGGCGACGAGCTCCAGCAGCTGTCGGCCTGCTTCGTCGACTCCCCTGACGACGACATCGACGACATCCACCAGACCGCCAAGGAGGCCGCCCAGGTGTTCCAGTCCGGCGGCGGCATGGGCTACGCGTTCTGGAAGCTCCGCCCGTACGGCGACGCGGTCGGCTCCACCGGTGGCATCGCCTCCGGCCCGATCACGTTCATGCGGACGTTCGACCAGATGTGCGAGACGATCGCGCAGGGCGGCGCGCGCCGCGGCGCCCAGATGGGCGTGATGCGCGTCTCCCACCCGGACGTCATCCAGTTCCTCCACGCGAAGAACAAGGACGTCTCGCTGGCGAACACGCTCCGGCTGAACGACCCCGACGACTTCACGCACACCTCCTTCGCCGACGCGCTCGACGAGGCGCGCGAGCTCATCGACGACGACGGGAAGGTGCCCAAGCACCTCCGTAACGCCGTCGAGGGCCACCTCTCGAACTTCAACATCTCCGTCGGCGTCACCGACGACTTCATGGACGCGCTCGACGCCGGCGAGGAGTTCACCTTCACCAACCCCCGCACGGAGGAGCCCCACGTCGCCACCCCCGAGACGAAGGAACTGTACGACATGTTCGGCCTCGGCGAGCACGTCGAGGTCGGCGAGGTACTGTCGGTGCCGGCCGCCGAGATCTGGGACCACATCGTCGAGGGCGCCCACGAGAACGGCGAACCCGGCGTCGTCTACCTCGAACGCATCAACAAGCTCCACAGCTTCGACGTGGAGGAGCACCCCGACCACCGCATCCTCGCCACCAACCCCTGCGGCGAGCAGCCGCTGGAGGAGTACGAGGCGTGCAACCTCGGGCACATCAACCTCTCGACGCTCGCGGACCTCGACGCCCCCGACTGGCGCGTCTGGGTCGACGAGCACGGCGACGAGTACGACAGCGAGCAGGCCGCAGTCGAGGCGTTCCTCGAGGACGCCATCGACTGGGAGGAGTTCGACTACCGCGTCGAGATGGGGACGCGCTTCCTGGAGAACGTCGTCACCATGTCGGACTTCCCGGTCCCCGAGATCGAACAGAAGGTCCGCGACATGCGGAAGATCGGCCTCGGCGTCATGGGCCTCGCGCAGCTGTACATCCAACTCGGCGTCCGCTACGGCTCTGAGACGGGCAACCGCATCGCCGAGGAGCTGATGACCCACATCAACCACGAGTCGAAGGCCGCCAGCCACGACCTCGCCGAGGAGCGCGGCACCTTCAACGACTGGGCGGACTCGAAGTACGCCGACCCCGTCCGCTACGCCGACTGGTTCGAGCAGTACGTCGGGGAGGACCCCGAGGACTGGGCGGACGGCTACCCGATCCGCAACCACAACACGACGACGATCGCGCCGACGGGCACCACGTCGATGGTCGGCAACACCACCGGCGGCTGCGAGCCAATCTACAACGTCGCCTACTACAAGAACGTCTCCGACGACGTGCAGGGCGACGAGATGCTCGTCGAGTTCGACGACTACTTCCTGCGCACGCTGGAGGCGAACGACATCGACGTCGACGCCGTGAAAGCGGAGGCGCAAGAACAGATGGCGACCAACGAGTTCGACGGCGTCGACGGGCTGGAGACGGTCCCGGACGCCATCGGCGAGCTGTTCGTCGTCACCGGCGACCTCGATGCGAAGGACCACGCCGGCGTGCAGGTCGCCTGCCAGACGGGGGTCGACTCCGCCATCTCGAAGACGGTCAACGCGCCAAACGACTCGACGCTGGAGGACGCACAGGAGGTCTTCGAGTACATCTACGAGCACGGCGGCAAGGGCGTCACCTACTACCGCGACGGCACCCGTTCGAAGCAGGTGCTCACCACGCGCGCGGACAACACCGACTTCGCCGACGAGAGCGAGGCCGCCGAGGCGCTCGTCGAGCAGATCTCGGATATCTTCGGGGGCATCGAGGGCTTCCTGGAGAACGAGGACGTCCAGGCCGCCCTCGACGCCGAGGTCGATGACCTGCTGGAGGCCGCCGACGAGCGCACGGTCCACATCGACTACACCGAGAAGCGCGCCCGGCCGGACTCGCTGCGCGGGGTCACCCAGCTCATCGAGACCGGCTACGGGAAGATGTACATCACGATCAACGAGGACCCCGAGAGCGGCGAGCCGTTCGAGCTGTTCGCCAACATCGGCCACTCCGGCGGCTTCACGAACTCCTTCACGGAGTCGCTTGCGAAGGTCATCTCGACGGCGCTGCGCTCGGGGGTCGACCCGCGCGAGATCGTCGACGAACTGCAGGGCACCCGATCGCCGAAGATCGCCTGGGACAAGGGCGAGCAGATCCAGTCCATCCCGGACGCGATCGGCACGGCGATGCGCCGCTACCTCGACGACGAGGTGGAGAAGGGCTACCCAGAGCAGACGAGCCTCGACGAGGTCGGCGGGGGCGTCGACGCGCCCGCGCCCGAATCCGACGGCGGAACGGCCGTCGAAAGCGGGGGCTCCGACCCCGGGCAACCGCCCGCCGACGCGGGCGCGCCCGGTCCGGAGGACGCCGGCGACGTCGACGCGCAGACGGACGCGGTCGACGAGCTGATCGCGAACGGCGAGTCGCCCGAGTGCCCCGACTGCGGCAGCATGACGCTGTACTACTCGGAGGGCTGCAAGACGTGCGAGTCGTGCGGCTGGTCCGAGTGCTGA